From the genome of Anaerolineae bacterium, one region includes:
- a CDS encoding HAD family hydrolase: MTSDNVQAVFFDLGYTLMYFDPPVEELTLQALREAGLLVGPEQVLPALGQVWKAYALEGIQKPFPPTPEYDAARELEMERQLLRHLGYEDEEIRRRYHERLEALFTQPGVMRLYDDVLPALERLKAQGYRLGIISNWSWNLVERCRHLGIDGYFDTITASAYVGYSKPHPAIFQHALAQVGIPPAAAVHVGDQYEADVRGAQAAGMTGILLDRTGKVPAASCPVIRGLEELLGWLEGKGASR; the protein is encoded by the coding sequence ATGACGTCTGACAACGTACAGGCGGTGTTCTTCGACCTTGGCTATACCCTGATGTACTTCGACCCTCCCGTGGAAGAGCTGACCCTGCAGGCACTGCGGGAGGCCGGCCTCCTCGTTGGGCCGGAACAGGTCCTGCCGGCGCTGGGCCAGGTCTGGAAAGCCTACGCGCTGGAAGGCATCCAGAAACCCTTCCCTCCCACGCCGGAGTATGATGCGGCCCGCGAGCTGGAGATGGAGCGCCAGCTCCTGCGCCATCTGGGGTACGAGGACGAGGAAATCCGCCGGCGCTATCACGAGCGGCTGGAAGCGCTCTTCACCCAGCCGGGTGTCATGCGGCTGTACGATGACGTCCTGCCGGCCCTGGAAAGGCTCAAAGCGCAGGGCTACCGCCTGGGCATCATCTCCAACTGGAGCTGGAACCTGGTGGAGCGCTGTCGACACCTGGGCATTGACGGATATTTCGATACCATCACCGCCTCGGCCTACGTGGGTTATAGCAAGCCGCACCCGGCCATCTTTCAACACGCGCTGGCGCAGGTGGGGATTCCGCCGGCCGCGGCCGTGCATGTGGGCGATCAGTATGAGGCGGATGTGCGCGGGGCGCAGGCCGCCGGCATGACCGGCATCCTGCTGGACCGCACGGGGAAGGTGCCGGCCGCGTCCTGCCCGGTCATCCGCGGTCTGGAGGAACTGCTGGGCTGGCTGGAGGGAAAAGGGGCAAGCCGCTAG
- a CDS encoding thiamine diphosphokinase yields PLSPVVEGIVTSGLEYPLRGEPLYMGPSRGVSNVMLGPEATITIQTGWLLVVHRRSAGGNP; encoded by the coding sequence TCCCCCTGTCCCCGGTGGTGGAGGGCATCGTCACCAGCGGGCTGGAATATCCCCTGCGGGGGGAGCCGCTGTATATGGGCCCCAGCCGCGGCGTGAGCAACGTCATGCTGGGGCCAGAAGCGACGATTACGATCCAAACGGGATGGCTGTTAGTCGTGCACCGGCGGAGCGCCGGCGGGAACCCCTAG